One stretch of Schlesneria sp. DSM 10557 DNA includes these proteins:
- a CDS encoding galactose oxidase, translated as MLLRSLMLSAFVALLANHVPLLAQEVGPDWVKVTPHAEWNARDSSGELVFKDQLWLFGGWFNSFQSPPRDTWSSSDGKTWKLVQQEAPWKYSDLPMTLTFADRMWFMGGWTNGRLGGHGATNEVWSTNDGTNWELTSKAGWTPRIASAAVTFKGRMWILGGTENYYFGDDSSLKNDVWSSADGKEWTLETEHAGWSPRSYHQAAVLNDKIYVFGGGNYVPSYHALNDVWSSRDGKTWERETEHAGWTPRLWFSSVVYRDRMWVLGGWSNNPSRNWGDVWHSRDGKNWKELKSNVIWKERHEHSTYVFQDKIWVAGGHAQPLSNEVWSLELPKDFQD; from the coding sequence ATGCTGCTTCGAAGTCTGATGCTGAGTGCATTCGTTGCCCTTCTCGCCAATCACGTCCCCCTGCTCGCTCAAGAGGTCGGTCCCGACTGGGTAAAAGTCACTCCTCACGCAGAGTGGAATGCACGCGACTCCAGCGGCGAACTGGTCTTTAAGGACCAACTCTGGCTGTTCGGGGGTTGGTTCAATTCTTTCCAGTCCCCGCCGCGGGATACGTGGAGTTCTTCCGACGGCAAGACCTGGAAGCTCGTTCAACAGGAAGCTCCGTGGAAATACAGCGACCTGCCGATGACTCTGACCTTCGCTGACCGAATGTGGTTCATGGGGGGCTGGACGAACGGCCGTCTGGGGGGTCACGGTGCCACCAACGAAGTCTGGTCAACCAACGATGGGACGAACTGGGAACTCACCTCGAAAGCAGGGTGGACTCCTCGTATCGCTTCCGCAGCCGTCACGTTCAAGGGCCGCATGTGGATCCTGGGAGGAACCGAGAATTACTACTTCGGCGATGACTCAAGCCTGAAGAATGACGTCTGGTCGTCCGCCGATGGGAAGGAATGGACGTTGGAAACGGAACACGCCGGCTGGTCACCCCGCTCGTACCACCAGGCCGCCGTACTCAACGACAAGATCTACGTGTTCGGCGGAGGAAACTATGTCCCCAGCTATCACGCCCTGAATGATGTCTGGTCCTCCCGTGATGGGAAGACGTGGGAACGCGAGACGGAACACGCCGGCTGGACACCCCGACTGTGGTTCTCGTCCGTCGTCTATCGCGACAGGATGTGGGTCCTGGGGGGCTGGTCGAATAATCCCTCGCGAAACTGGGGCGACGTCTGGCACTCCAGGGACGGTAAAAACTGGAAAGAACTGAAGTCGAATGTGATCTGGAAGGAACGGCACGAACATTCCACCTACGTGTTCCAGGATAAAATCTGGGTGGCGGGCGGCCATGCACAACCACTTAGCAACGAAGTCTGGTCCCTTGAACTGCCAAAAGACTTTCAAGACTGA
- a CDS encoding alkaline phosphatase family protein produces the protein MMQRLLTAVVACLILLALPRPAEAYVGPGAGFALASSFFAVFAAMFSAFVMLFTWPFRLLIRQFFRKRPPGKMRFERVVILGLDGLDHGLTTRMLAENKLPNLARLRDQGGFQRLGSTLPPISPVAWSSFQTGVNPGKHNIFDFLVPDEQTYRPRMSSVEIHPPRPLFRLGKWALPFSRPDIRLLRKSRPFWSVLSDYGIFNCIIRVPVSFPPEKLNGVQLSAMCVPDLRGTQGEFTHFTTGLPEPLDGNTPQSANGPNRIRLTRAGNIITAELAGPPHPRGPEQGALKLPFRVTLQDAETAYLKIGREKRLLRRGEYTDWIPLEFKSGLATTISGVCKFLLLATTPEIELYVTPINIAPQRPAMPIGYPKVYPVYLAKRQGPYATLGLAEDTWGLNESVLSDDQFHQQCLETDQEREAMFFDALDQVPRGLCVCVFDGTDRMQHMFWRYHDDQHPARPAEVPPTYEQAIEKLYARMDELVGRTMAKCAQKETLLMVLSDHGFNSFRRGIDLNRWLELEGYLTVNDDRRDEEYLAGIDWSRTRAFAIGLTGIFLNLKSRFSQGIIEDEGEADRLRTEITERLSALVDPENGRPPIRRIYQALQVYHGPYKSQAPDLIIGYEEGYRVSWEAANGQTSRDVFHANTRAWSGDHCVDPTVVPGVLFCNHSLLTESPRLLDIGPTVLDLFGVPTPGYMDGQVLSIGERTPNGSPSTAATSTAATPVEAI, from the coding sequence ATGATGCAACGATTGCTAACTGCTGTTGTGGCCTGTCTGATTCTGCTGGCCCTCCCCCGACCGGCCGAGGCCTATGTCGGTCCCGGAGCGGGATTCGCGCTGGCAAGTTCCTTCTTCGCTGTGTTCGCGGCCATGTTCTCGGCATTCGTCATGCTGTTTACATGGCCGTTTCGACTGCTGATCCGCCAATTCTTCCGCAAGCGCCCGCCGGGGAAAATGCGATTTGAGCGCGTGGTCATCCTCGGTCTCGACGGACTGGACCATGGCCTGACCACCCGGATGCTGGCAGAGAACAAACTGCCGAACCTGGCACGCCTGCGCGACCAGGGGGGATTCCAACGCCTGGGAAGCACCCTGCCCCCCATTTCCCCGGTTGCCTGGTCCTCGTTTCAAACGGGTGTCAATCCGGGAAAACATAACATCTTCGACTTCCTGGTTCCGGACGAACAAACCTACCGTCCCCGGATGAGTTCCGTCGAAATCCATCCTCCCCGGCCCCTGTTTCGACTGGGGAAATGGGCCCTCCCCTTCTCTCGCCCGGATATCCGCCTGCTGCGAAAAAGCCGCCCGTTCTGGAGCGTGCTGAGTGACTATGGCATCTTCAATTGCATCATCCGGGTCCCTGTAAGTTTCCCTCCGGAAAAGCTGAATGGAGTCCAGTTATCCGCCATGTGCGTTCCCGACTTGCGAGGCACGCAGGGCGAGTTCACCCACTTTACCACCGGCCTGCCGGAACCCTTGGATGGAAACACCCCGCAGAGCGCCAACGGACCAAATCGGATTCGCCTGACTCGAGCCGGGAACATCATCACGGCCGAGCTGGCCGGACCGCCACACCCGCGCGGCCCGGAACAGGGGGCACTGAAACTGCCCTTTCGCGTCACACTTCAGGATGCAGAGACCGCGTACCTGAAAATTGGTCGGGAAAAGCGGCTTCTCAGACGGGGGGAATACACCGACTGGATCCCTCTGGAATTCAAAAGCGGGCTGGCGACGACGATCTCGGGTGTCTGCAAGTTTCTTCTGCTGGCGACGACCCCGGAAATCGAGCTGTATGTCACCCCGATTAATATCGCCCCCCAGCGACCCGCAATGCCGATCGGTTACCCTAAGGTCTACCCGGTTTATCTCGCAAAACGGCAAGGCCCGTATGCCACGTTGGGCCTGGCCGAAGATACCTGGGGGCTCAACGAAAGTGTGCTGAGCGACGACCAGTTCCATCAGCAGTGCCTGGAGACCGATCAGGAACGGGAGGCGATGTTTTTCGACGCATTGGACCAGGTTCCCCGAGGTCTTTGCGTTTGCGTCTTCGATGGGACCGACCGTATGCAGCACATGTTCTGGCGATATCACGACGACCAGCATCCGGCCCGTCCGGCAGAGGTTCCCCCTACTTACGAACAGGCGATTGAAAAGCTCTACGCGAGAATGGACGAACTGGTCGGCCGCACGATGGCGAAGTGCGCGCAGAAAGAGACGCTGCTGATGGTGCTGTCTGACCACGGCTTCAATTCGTTTCGCCGGGGGATCGACCTGAACCGCTGGCTCGAACTCGAAGGCTACCTGACCGTTAACGACGATCGACGTGACGAGGAATACCTTGCCGGGATCGACTGGTCCAGGACCCGTGCGTTTGCGATCGGCCTGACAGGCATCTTCCTTAATCTGAAGAGCCGATTCTCGCAGGGAATTATCGAAGACGAGGGTGAGGCGGATCGACTGCGAACCGAAATCACCGAGCGACTGAGTGCTCTCGTGGATCCCGAGAATGGCAGACCGCCGATCCGGCGAATCTACCAGGCACTGCAAGTCTATCACGGGCCCTACAAGTCGCAGGCCCCCGACTTAATCATCGGATATGAGGAAGGCTATCGGGTTTCATGGGAGGCGGCCAACGGACAAACCAGCCGTGACGTATTTCACGCGAATACGCGGGCCTGGAGCGGCGACCACTGCGTGGATCCCACTGTCGTTCCGGGAGTCCTCTTCTGTAATCACTCACTCCTGACCGAGTCACCTCGATTGCTGGATATCGGCCCCACCGTGCTCGACCTGTTTGGCGTCCCGACCCCCGGGTATATGGATGGACAGGTCCTGTCGATCGGGGAACGCACCCCGAACGGGTCTCCCTCCACCGCTGCAACCTCCACCGCTGCAACCCCCGTGGAGGCAATCTAG
- a CDS encoding alkaline phosphatase family protein: MTDTGPRKPSRRTVLKTAAAATLGAASLGAASYWLGSVSRVSRSVGKKVIVIGIDGMDPRLTAQMMKEGQLPHLARMSSRGGFSKLGTSVPPQSPVAWANFINGAGPGSHGIFDFIHRHPHEQCAPYYSAADTVPAVGGWEVGEHQLQLDFWPFLHKPAETVLQRQGTPFWDYLDKAGIATTFYDLPANYPPSPSQYGHHRCLSGMGTPDMLGSYGTYQYFSEDGPQRPLDEAGGKRSKLRFITDTANCKLVGPDNTLLKRPLPVTIEFQVHRDRSANAVVIEIQGQKILLKPGQWSSWTRVDFPLAGPSFVPTQHASGICRFLLLEATPNCRLYVSPINIDPANPAVKISEPPEFISQVSKDLGLFYTAGFQEDHKARTNGVFRDDEFLKQASLVLEERLALLEYAVENYDDGLLFFYFSSSDLQSHMFWWDSDERHPTRSAPEAQSMYAHVKHLYRKLDEVIGDLEERYGGRATIMVMSDHGFANFGRQFNLNSWLREFGYLNPAECTSIMEDVDWSQTRAYGLGINGLYLNLKGRERDGIVEPGEERETLLKELVTRLEAVKDFDGTPVIRGVYRSDQIYSGDATAMAPDLIIGYHRGYRASWDTCLGGLTKDVLLDNDSAWSADHCTDALEVPGLLCCNQTIRSADPSLIDLAPSILEEFGLPTPTPMTGRSIFTR; this comes from the coding sequence ATGACGGACACGGGCCCCCGCAAACCAAGTCGACGTACCGTCCTGAAAACCGCCGCTGCGGCCACGCTGGGAGCGGCCAGCCTGGGGGCCGCCTCGTACTGGCTGGGAAGCGTTAGCCGCGTCTCACGGAGTGTCGGAAAGAAGGTGATCGTCATCGGGATCGACGGAATGGATCCCCGCCTGACCGCACAAATGATGAAAGAAGGCCAGCTCCCTCATCTGGCTCGAATGAGTTCCCGAGGTGGCTTCAGTAAGCTGGGAACCAGCGTTCCCCCTCAAAGTCCTGTCGCCTGGGCCAACTTCATCAATGGGGCCGGTCCCGGTTCCCACGGAATCTTCGACTTTATCCACCGGCATCCGCATGAGCAGTGCGCCCCCTACTATTCAGCCGCCGACACCGTTCCGGCAGTGGGTGGCTGGGAGGTGGGTGAGCACCAGTTGCAACTCGATTTCTGGCCGTTCCTGCACAAGCCGGCGGAAACCGTGCTGCAGCGACAGGGGACGCCCTTCTGGGATTACCTCGACAAGGCGGGAATCGCGACGACGTTTTACGACTTGCCGGCAAACTATCCCCCCAGCCCCTCACAGTATGGCCACCACCGCTGCCTGAGTGGTATGGGAACTCCCGACATGCTGGGGAGCTACGGGACTTACCAATACTTCAGTGAAGATGGTCCGCAGCGTCCTCTCGACGAGGCGGGGGGGAAGCGATCGAAGCTCAGGTTCATCACCGACACCGCCAACTGCAAGCTCGTCGGTCCTGACAATACGTTGCTCAAACGCCCCCTGCCCGTCACGATCGAGTTCCAGGTCCATCGGGATCGTTCCGCCAATGCGGTCGTCATCGAAATTCAGGGACAGAAGATTCTGCTGAAACCGGGTCAGTGGAGTTCGTGGACGCGCGTCGATTTTCCGCTCGCCGGCCCCTCGTTCGTGCCGACTCAACACGCCAGTGGCATCTGTCGGTTCCTGCTGCTGGAGGCCACCCCCAACTGCCGGCTCTATGTTAGCCCGATCAACATTGATCCTGCGAATCCTGCCGTCAAAATTTCCGAACCGCCTGAGTTCATCAGTCAGGTCTCCAAAGACCTCGGGCTGTTCTACACGGCCGGTTTTCAGGAAGACCACAAAGCCCGCACGAACGGAGTGTTCCGCGATGACGAATTTCTGAAGCAGGCCAGCCTGGTCCTGGAAGAACGACTGGCGCTGCTGGAATACGCCGTCGAGAACTACGACGACGGACTGCTGTTTTTCTATTTCTCCAGCAGTGACTTGCAGTCCCACATGTTCTGGTGGGACTCCGACGAACGGCATCCGACTCGATCCGCCCCGGAAGCCCAGTCGATGTACGCTCATGTCAAACACCTCTACCGCAAACTCGACGAAGTGATTGGCGACCTGGAAGAGCGATACGGGGGCCGCGCCACCATCATGGTGATGAGCGACCATGGCTTTGCGAACTTCGGTCGTCAATTCAACTTGAACTCATGGCTGCGGGAGTTTGGATACCTCAATCCGGCCGAATGCACGTCCATCATGGAAGACGTCGACTGGTCGCAGACCCGCGCTTACGGACTCGGAATTAACGGACTGTATCTCAACCTGAAAGGACGGGAGCGTGACGGAATCGTGGAACCCGGCGAAGAGCGCGAGACCCTGCTGAAGGAACTGGTGACTCGCCTGGAAGCGGTCAAGGACTTCGACGGTACCCCGGTGATTCGGGGAGTCTACCGCAGCGATCAGATCTATTCGGGTGATGCGACGGCGATGGCACCGGACCTGATCATCGGCTATCACCGCGGCTATCGCGCGTCGTGGGACACGTGTTTGGGAGGCCTGACGAAGGATGTCCTGCTCGACAATGACTCCGCCTGGAGCGCCGACCACTGCACTGACGCTCTGGAAGTTCCCGGCTTACTCTGCTGTAACCAGACGATCCGCTCCGCAGACCCCTCGCTGATTGATCTGGCCCCCTCGATTCTGGAAGAATTCGGATTACCCACCCCCACCCCGATGACAGGACGCAGTATCTTCACTCGCTAA
- a CDS encoding sulfotransferase: MNLPQEIIVVSGLPRSGTSLMMQMLSKGGVEIVTDHLRSPDPDNPRGYFEYEAAKDIADDASWLPTARGKAVKMISMLLYHLPPSERYRVLFLERDLEEVLQSQETMLRRMNRPPAAPTAEMLSAYQTHLERLHEWLAGRTDMSFLRVGYRNLLNEPATEARRIAHFLGRNLDLAAMTTAIDPALYRNRKP; encoded by the coding sequence GTGAACCTGCCCCAAGAGATTATTGTCGTATCCGGACTTCCCCGTTCCGGCACCTCGCTGATGATGCAGATGTTGAGCAAGGGAGGAGTCGAGATCGTGACGGATCACCTGCGGTCCCCCGACCCCGACAACCCGCGGGGGTACTTCGAGTATGAAGCGGCGAAAGACATTGCAGACGATGCCTCGTGGCTTCCGACCGCACGGGGCAAAGCGGTCAAGATGATTTCCATGCTGCTGTATCACCTGCCCCCCAGCGAACGGTACCGGGTTCTGTTCCTGGAACGTGACCTGGAAGAGGTCCTGCAGTCTCAGGAAACGATGCTGCGAAGGATGAATCGCCCTCCAGCCGCTCCCACTGCTGAGATGCTCAGTGCCTACCAGACCCATCTGGAACGCCTGCACGAGTGGCTCGCGGGTCGGACAGACATGTCATTTCTGCGAGTCGGATACCGAAATTTGCTCAACGAGCCTGCCACCGAGGCACGACGGATTGCCCATTTTCTCGGCCGGAACCTGGATCTCGCGGCCATGACCACCGCGATCGATCCAGCTCTTTATCGCAACCGCAAACCCTGA
- the ffh gene encoding signal recognition particle protein — protein sequence MFEGIAQSLKSALSVLGRGGKLTEANIRDGMAQVRKALLEADVHYDVATNFIKRCTELAVGDAVLKSLRPDQQIVGIVHQQLVELMGPTDHSLHLRKDSLGKIMMCGLQGSGKTTTCGKLARMLKEQGKRPMLVAADLQRPAAIEQLKIIGQQLGVPVHSENPAETTPLKVCANALTAAKGAGVDVIIFDTAGRLHVDQQLMKELEQIDRKVQPDQILLVCDAMTGQDAVNSARAFNEALELDGVILTKLDGDTRGGAAISVKEVTGVPIKFIGMGEQLDKLEPFHPDRMAGRILGMGDIVTLFEKAAEQMDEAEVARQQAKMAAGKFTLEDFRDQMKMIRRMGSLKDLMKMIPGLGGLLASNPDIDAEGDMNRIEAVISSMTPYERTHPDKIDRSRRHRIARGAGTDPADVNRILKDFHNMANMAQKMSGLGSMDRMKAVRDLAQGGMVNPAGGLRVPKERSKRGPADQALADEKRKKARKEAKKQKKRNR from the coding sequence ATGTTTGAAGGTATTGCACAAAGCCTGAAGTCTGCGCTCTCGGTCTTGGGACGCGGCGGTAAGCTCACCGAAGCGAATATTCGCGATGGGATGGCTCAGGTCCGAAAAGCGTTGCTCGAAGCAGACGTCCATTATGACGTCGCCACCAACTTCATTAAACGGTGTACCGAGCTCGCTGTTGGCGATGCAGTACTGAAATCTCTTCGTCCCGATCAACAGATTGTCGGGATTGTCCATCAGCAACTTGTCGAGCTGATGGGGCCCACGGATCATTCGCTGCATCTGCGTAAAGATTCGCTCGGCAAAATCATGATGTGCGGTCTGCAGGGAAGTGGTAAAACGACCACCTGCGGCAAACTGGCCCGCATGCTGAAGGAACAAGGCAAGCGACCGATGCTGGTTGCCGCCGACTTGCAGCGTCCCGCCGCTATCGAACAGCTCAAGATCATCGGCCAGCAACTGGGTGTGCCGGTCCACAGCGAAAATCCCGCTGAAACAACGCCTCTCAAAGTCTGTGCCAACGCCCTCACCGCTGCCAAAGGGGCCGGTGTTGACGTCATCATCTTCGATACCGCAGGCCGCTTGCACGTCGACCAGCAGCTCATGAAAGAGCTTGAGCAGATCGATCGCAAGGTCCAGCCAGATCAGATTTTGCTCGTCTGCGACGCCATGACTGGCCAGGACGCCGTCAACAGCGCCCGGGCTTTCAACGAAGCTTTGGAACTCGACGGCGTGATTCTGACGAAGCTCGATGGCGATACCCGCGGGGGTGCCGCGATCAGCGTGAAGGAAGTTACCGGGGTCCCGATCAAGTTCATCGGGATGGGCGAACAGCTCGACAAGCTCGAACCGTTCCATCCGGATCGTATGGCTGGCCGAATTCTCGGGATGGGTGACATCGTCACTCTGTTCGAGAAGGCGGCAGAGCAGATGGACGAAGCCGAAGTGGCTCGCCAGCAGGCGAAAATGGCCGCCGGCAAGTTCACACTCGAAGACTTCCGCGATCAGATGAAGATGATCCGACGGATGGGCTCACTGAAGGATCTGATGAAGATGATCCCCGGGCTGGGCGGGTTACTGGCCTCCAATCCGGATATCGATGCGGAAGGGGACATGAACCGCATCGAAGCCGTGATCAGCTCGATGACCCCCTACGAACGGACCCATCCCGACAAGATCGACCGCAGCCGCCGACACCGCATCGCACGCGGAGCCGGAACGGACCCGGCCGACGTCAACCGGATCCTCAAAGACTTCCACAACATGGCGAACATGGCCCAGAAGATGTCTGGCCTGGGATCGATGGATCGAATGAAGGCCGTTCGCGACCTGGCACAAGGAGGGATGGTGAATCCCGCCGGGGGACTGCGAGTCCCCAAAGAGCGATCCAAACGGGGTCCTGCAGATCAGGCGCTGGCCGACGAAAAACGCAAAAAAGCGCGTAAAGAAGCCAAGAAACAGAAGAAGCGAAATCGGTAG
- the rpsP gene encoding 30S ribosomal protein S16: protein MAVRIRMKKIGRKHRPFYRICVMDSRVHREGKAIEEVGWYDTSVADKSKRVKVNMERVEYWVSVGASMSDRVATLVKKVKTNSYTTAAAPAPMQAPKVKEAPAPAAAEATEGDAAPAEAAAE, encoded by the coding sequence GTGGCAGTTCGTATTCGAATGAAGAAGATTGGACGAAAGCACCGACCGTTCTACCGAATCTGCGTGATGGATTCTCGCGTTCATCGTGAAGGTAAAGCCATCGAAGAAGTGGGCTGGTACGACACCTCCGTCGCCGACAAGTCAAAGCGCGTCAAAGTCAACATGGAACGCGTTGAGTACTGGGTCTCGGTCGGCGCCAGCATGTCGGACCGCGTGGCCACGCTGGTCAAGAAGGTCAAGACGAACAGCTACACGACGGCTGCTGCTCCTGCTCCCATGCAGGCTCCCAAGGTCAAAGAAGCTCCTGCTCCCGCAGCAGCGGAAGCGACCGAAGGGGATGCAGCTCCAGCGGAAGCCGCTGCTGAGTAG
- the trmD gene encoding tRNA (guanosine(37)-N1)-methyltransferase TrmD has product MRFDVLTLFPELFHSYLQQSLLKLAIEKSLVDVRLWNIRDWTRDKHKSVDDTPYGGGPGMLLACPPVFDCVEAVQADAAGPGQLVMLTPQGRKLDQTLVKELSSYSRLLLLCGRYEGFDERISLGLKPLEISAGDFICNGGEVPAMLIIDTVIRLVPGVLGDETSSKYDSFGESGLLEYPQYTRPREFRGMSVPEILLSGNHQRIAEWRQQQSLERTRRRRGDLID; this is encoded by the coding sequence ATGCGATTCGATGTTTTGACTTTGTTTCCGGAACTGTTCCACAGTTACCTGCAACAAAGTCTGCTGAAGCTGGCCATTGAGAAATCTCTGGTTGACGTCCGACTGTGGAACATTCGGGACTGGACCAGGGACAAGCACAAATCGGTTGACGACACGCCCTATGGCGGCGGCCCGGGAATGCTGCTCGCCTGTCCCCCGGTTTTCGACTGCGTTGAGGCCGTCCAGGCAGACGCGGCCGGGCCGGGACAACTGGTGATGCTGACACCGCAAGGTCGGAAGCTTGACCAGACGTTGGTGAAAGAACTCTCGTCGTACTCACGATTGCTCCTGTTGTGTGGTCGGTACGAAGGGTTTGACGAACGCATTAGCCTGGGACTGAAGCCACTGGAAATCTCGGCGGGCGACTTCATCTGCAACGGCGGTGAAGTTCCTGCGATGCTCATCATCGATACGGTCATCCGACTGGTGCCCGGGGTCCTCGGCGACGAAACCAGCAGCAAATACGACTCGTTTGGAGAAAGTGGACTGCTCGAATACCCGCAATACACTCGACCTCGCGAATTTCGTGGGATGTCAGTTCCCGAAATTCTATTGAGCGGCAATCACCAGCGGATCGCGGAGTGGCGGCAGCAGCAAAGCCTCGAGAGAACACGTCGCAGACGGGGCGATTTAATCGACTGA
- the rplS gene encoding 50S ribosomal protein L19 → MIKELIKQVEEQYIRKEPLVFEIGDTVDVHQRILEGDKERVQIFNGVVIARRGGGTREKFTVRRIVSGEGVERTFPLNSPKIAKIEVKRHGKVRRAKLFFLRDRVGKATKLVERVDKAEKDAARAAKAQAKSAAAAKAKETT, encoded by the coding sequence ATGATTAAAGAATTGATTAAACAGGTCGAAGAGCAGTACATCCGCAAAGAACCGCTCGTCTTCGAAATCGGTGACACGGTCGACGTCCACCAGCGAATTCTCGAAGGGGACAAAGAGCGAGTCCAGATTTTCAACGGCGTCGTGATCGCACGCCGCGGTGGCGGAACCCGCGAAAAGTTCACCGTCCGCCGAATCGTTTCCGGTGAAGGTGTGGAACGTACCTTCCCGCTCAATTCGCCCAAGATTGCGAAGATCGAAGTGAAGCGACACGGTAAAGTCCGTCGCGCGAAGCTGTTCTTCCTGCGTGACCGCGTTGGTAAGGCCACCAAGCTGGTCGAACGCGTTGACAAGGCTGAAAAGGACGCCGCTCGCGCCGCCAAGGCCCAGGCCAAGTCGGCCGCCGCCGCCAAGGCGAAGGAAACGACCTGA
- a CDS encoding YraN family protein yields the protein MLGWFRRYVKKSLEPRKQFGNQGEAEAARFLTGLGYEVLQRQLRGRFGELDLVAIDRGTIVFVEVKTRSSTAAGHPTESVNLTKQRKITRSALAFLKQRRWLNKSARFDVVSIIWPADDQPPQIQHYINAFEPVGFGQMYS from the coding sequence ATGCTGGGCTGGTTTCGCCGCTACGTGAAAAAAAGCCTCGAGCCCCGTAAGCAGTTTGGTAATCAGGGCGAAGCCGAAGCAGCCCGCTTTCTGACGGGACTCGGCTACGAAGTCCTGCAGCGACAGCTCCGGGGGCGATTTGGGGAACTCGACCTGGTCGCGATCGACCGCGGGACAATCGTCTTCGTGGAAGTCAAAACCCGCTCTTCAACGGCGGCGGGGCACCCCACCGAATCGGTCAATCTGACCAAACAGCGCAAGATCACCCGCTCTGCACTCGCCTTTCTCAAACAGCGACGGTGGCTCAACAAAAGTGCCCGGTTCGACGTCGTCTCCATCATCTGGCCCGCGGACGACCAGCCACCCCAGATACAGCACTACATCAATGCATTTGAACCTGTAGGGTTCGGTCAGATGTATTCCTGA
- a CDS encoding DUF1559 domain-containing protein produces MLPSRRVRRGFTLIELLVVIAIIAVLISLLLPAVQQAREAARRTQCKNNLKQIGLALHNYESSHAIFPPSCIVNPHNDGTAYGVTYGDASRIGPPGFGWGVCLLPELEQANLYHSFDTNLPVWAPANGAAARTKVPAFLCPSATGGSDGFNIQKEGVDNRHGVAMTRDDGSTIFFAHSHFVTNAGINQPWGRSTAYCYNYDLPEPFPGAPDGKIDGPFYPNSHTRIADVTDGLSNTVFVGERSSYLSNNTWVGIVPNAVVSPRTDIRPWPSDNNAAADLVGCHSGPDVHDHPQVVIHAPNNPFGHTDEMWGEHGPGCNVLFGDGSVRFYTAFTDGNVWVAISTRNGGEVNHGDH; encoded by the coding sequence ATGCTTCCGAGTCGGCGAGTTCGTCGTGGTTTTACCCTTATCGAGTTACTGGTCGTGATCGCGATCATTGCCGTTCTGATTTCGCTGCTGCTGCCTGCAGTACAGCAGGCGCGCGAGGCCGCACGCCGGACTCAATGCAAGAACAACCTCAAGCAGATCGGGCTTGCGCTGCACAATTACGAAAGCTCGCACGCGATCTTTCCCCCGTCCTGCATCGTGAACCCGCACAACGACGGCACGGCCTACGGCGTCACCTATGGGGACGCCAGTCGCATCGGACCTCCGGGATTCGGCTGGGGGGTCTGTTTGCTTCCGGAGTTGGAACAGGCGAATCTGTATCACTCGTTCGACACGAATCTGCCCGTATGGGCACCTGCCAACGGGGCGGCCGCCAGGACAAAAGTCCCCGCTTTCCTCTGCCCTTCCGCGACGGGGGGGAGTGACGGATTCAACATTCAGAAAGAGGGTGTGGACAACCGGCACGGCGTAGCCATGACACGTGATGACGGCAGCACCATCTTCTTTGCGCACAGCCACTTCGTCACCAATGCCGGCATCAATCAACCCTGGGGCCGCTCGACGGCGTACTGCTACAACTACGACCTTCCCGAACCTTTCCCCGGGGCCCCCGACGGCAAGATTGATGGCCCCTTTTACCCGAACTCGCATACCCGTATCGCGGACGTCACCGACGGACTGTCCAATACCGTCTTCGTCGGTGAACGAAGTTCGTACCTGAGTAACAACACATGGGTCGGGATCGTCCCGAACGCCGTCGTCTCTCCCCGCACCGATATCCGACCGTGGCCCTCAGACAACAACGCGGCAGCGGACCTGGTCGGATGTCATAGCGGACCGGATGTGCATGACCACCCCCAGGTGGTGATCCACGCTCCCAATAATCCCTTTGGCCATACCGACGAAATGTGGGGGGAACACGGGCCCGGCTGCAATGTCTTGTTCGGCGACGGTTCGGTCCGGTTCTACACCGCCTTCACCGACGGCAATGTCTGGGTCGCCATCTCGACTCGTAACGGAGGAGAGGTGAACCATGGAGATCATTGA